In Clostridia bacterium, the following are encoded in one genomic region:
- a CDS encoding penicillin-binding transpeptidase domain-containing protein, with translation MRGTGVGIRAVRGIMLAASALLLLRLGWVSIGRGTAYASRAVDQRSVDAPIGQARGTIFDRNMMPLAGGKAWDDQPTVRLGAVFPSLVSGPGEAIAELERVVPRARDGSPRVVRIPEADWNRFVGLAQRLTGVAPLSVAGRYKGTAEHVVGYLSRAVSAAGTGTGMGVGVGAGIVAGVDGIERSYDWALAGPGREVVRMMRDADGRALPGLGARAVTVGGNGGWVRLSIDSQLQRIAEEAFDRNAPHMAGAVVAMNPWTGEVLAMVSRPAYSQDDIASAMRSAGGPLINRAIRPYYPGSIFKVVVGASALASGVREPGSIYHDSGAIEAGGHKFRCCTYDRGGHGDISFTDAMAQSCNTAFIDAAHSVGERLLVETARAMGIGDTAAAAAVRLPFALAGRLPVVRAAATVDPKVGGTNDWPGLSAELANLALGQAVVEMTPLEAATMISVIANGGWMRTPTLVLEACGPDGRRTGQAARSGRQSEDSGNSWFDAVQAIPSSVAADLRRMLAGVVSVGTARAALGGLDAAGKTGTAQTGRIGADGETLYNAWFVGFAPVETARIALAVLVEGPESGGDAAAPIFGDICRTIMGAPWPLPGRGRTPP, from the coding sequence TTGCGAGGCACTGGCGTGGGGATACGGGCAGTGCGTGGGATTATGCTTGCAGCATCTGCACTGTTGTTGCTTCGACTGGGTTGGGTTTCGATCGGTCGAGGCACGGCATATGCATCCCGTGCAGTTGATCAGCGTTCAGTGGATGCCCCCATCGGGCAGGCGAGGGGAACGATCTTCGATAGGAACATGATGCCTTTAGCCGGAGGAAAGGCCTGGGACGATCAGCCGACAGTCCGCCTCGGCGCCGTGTTCCCGTCACTTGTGTCAGGCCCTGGCGAGGCGATTGCTGAATTGGAGCGGGTAGTGCCCAGGGCGCGGGACGGCTCGCCGCGAGTGGTGCGCATCCCCGAGGCTGACTGGAACCGGTTTGTGGGCCTGGCGCAGCGGCTCACGGGTGTAGCGCCGCTTTCCGTTGCAGGGCGGTACAAGGGCACAGCCGAGCATGTAGTTGGATACCTATCCCGTGCCGTGTCGGCTGCTGGAACAGGCACAGGCATGGGCGTGGGAGTGGGCGCTGGAATCGTGGCCGGCGTCGATGGGATCGAACGTTCCTACGATTGGGCTCTCGCTGGGCCGGGCCGAGAGGTTGTTAGGATGATGAGGGATGCTGACGGGAGGGCTCTGCCGGGGTTAGGAGCAAGAGCTGTCACCGTAGGTGGAAACGGCGGATGGGTTAGGCTGTCAATCGACTCTCAGCTACAGCGCATTGCGGAGGAGGCTTTCGATAGAAACGCTCCCCACATGGCCGGCGCTGTGGTGGCGATGAACCCGTGGACCGGAGAGGTTCTTGCCATGGTCTCGCGTCCGGCGTACAGCCAGGATGACATCGCGTCGGCTATGCGAAGCGCGGGCGGTCCTCTTATCAACAGGGCGATCAGGCCTTACTATCCTGGATCGATCTTCAAAGTTGTGGTTGGCGCTTCAGCTCTTGCGTCGGGAGTGCGCGAGCCCGGATCGATTTACCACGATTCCGGCGCCATCGAGGCCGGGGGGCACAAGTTCAGATGTTGCACATATGACCGAGGCGGGCACGGGGACATCTCGTTCACAGATGCTATGGCTCAGTCCTGCAATACCGCGTTCATCGATGCTGCGCACTCAGTCGGCGAGAGGCTGCTGGTGGAGACTGCCCGCGCGATGGGCATTGGGGATACAGCCGCCGCCGCGGCGGTGCGGCTTCCATTCGCACTTGCGGGACGCCTGCCCGTAGTGCGCGCCGCGGCGACGGTTGATCCCAAAGTGGGCGGCACGAACGATTGGCCCGGCCTTTCCGCAGAACTCGCGAATCTGGCCCTAGGACAGGCAGTGGTGGAGATGACTCCACTTGAGGCGGCCACGATGATCTCTGTGATTGCGAACGGCGGCTGGATGCGCACGCCAACACTGGTCTTGGAGGCTTGTGGTCCCGATGGCCGCAGGACTGGCCAAGCCGCGCGTTCAGGCAGGCAGAGCGAGGACTCCGGCAATTCGTGGTTCGATGCAGTGCAGGCAATTCCCTCGAGTGTGGCCGCGGACCTTCGCCGCATGCTGGCGGGAGTGGTTTCCGTCGGGACCGCGAGAGCGGCCTTAGGCGGGCTAGATGCTGCGGGAAAGACCGGCACAGCTCAGACAGGCAGGATTGGGGCTGATGGAGAGACCCTGTACAATGCCTGGTTCGTGGGATTCGCGCCTGTCGAGACAGCTCGAATCGCACTGGCCGTGCTGGTTGAGGGGCCTGAGTCGGGAGGCGATGCAGCCGCACCCATCTTCGGCGACATATGCCGGACTATCATGGGCGCCCCATGGCCTCTGCCAGGCCGCGGGAGAACTCCCCCCTGA
- the udk gene encoding uridine kinase yields MAGEVLVAGITGGSGSGKTTVVRTVSEAFGNAVAVLEHDAYYHDQSCLTFEERLRTNYDHPFAFDTDLYISHVKMLMEGQAVDKPAYSFESYTRTGQTVRVEPAGVVVLEGILILDDPRLRELMDIKVYVDADPDVRFIRRLMRDVKERGRTLDSVVDQYLGVVRPMHMQFVEPTKRYADIIIPEGGFNMVAIDMLIARLKAALG; encoded by the coding sequence ATGGCAGGGGAAGTACTTGTAGCAGGCATAACCGGTGGTTCGGGCTCTGGGAAGACAACTGTGGTGCGCACGGTTTCGGAGGCATTTGGAAACGCAGTTGCCGTGCTCGAACATGATGCCTACTACCACGATCAGAGCTGCCTAACCTTTGAAGAACGTCTGCGGACCAACTACGATCACCCGTTCGCATTCGATACGGATTTGTACATCTCCCACGTCAAAATGCTCATGGAGGGACAAGCTGTCGACAAGCCGGCGTATTCCTTCGAGTCGTACACCCGAACCGGCCAGACAGTGCGGGTAGAGCCTGCAGGTGTAGTGGTCCTGGAGGGGATACTGATCCTCGATGACCCCCGCCTTCGGGAGCTCATGGACATCAAGGTATACGTGGATGCCGACCCTGATGTGCGGTTCATCAGAAGGCTCATGCGCGATGTGAAGGAGCGGGGAAGGACCCTGGATTCGGTCGTCGACCAGTATCTCGGAGTTGTTCGCCCCATGCACATGCAGTTTGTGGAGCCTACCAAGAGATACGCGGACATCATCATCCCAGAAGGCGGGTTCAACATGGTCGCCATTGACATGCTCATTGCCCGGCTCAAGGCGGCATTGGGGTAG
- the mltG gene encoding endolytic transglycosylase MltG, protein MKANTGASPRRKRGWAGFILIAILAVGAAAFVELQRPPSSGAVGARVQVAIPDGATASQIAAILQQNGLIRYREGFRIEACMLGKESLLKAGRYEFTVGQSVRSILEAVASGRVVMTRITIPEGSTARQIAHIFAVSGLAQEAEAMALVNDPPKEIREAYPFLPYGESLEGYLFPDTYEFADGVSPLRIIRAMLAQFQKTAGAAFDKASFHPSALSDRDALILASVVEKEAKAPEERSIIAQVFLNRLERGMPLQSCATVQYLLPVPKERLLNTDLEIDSPYNTYINKGLPPGPISNPGLASITAVLTPKPGDYLYFVAAGDGSHIFSRTYEEHLRAKAKVERGARLAKKKQ, encoded by the coding sequence TTGAAAGCGAACACCGGTGCTTCGCCCCGCCGAAAGCGCGGGTGGGCTGGCTTCATTTTGATAGCGATACTTGCCGTGGGTGCAGCGGCCTTCGTGGAACTGCAGCGCCCTCCATCATCAGGCGCGGTGGGTGCGCGCGTGCAGGTTGCCATACCCGATGGCGCCACTGCGTCGCAGATCGCTGCCATCCTCCAACAAAATGGCTTGATAAGGTACAGGGAAGGATTCAGAATAGAAGCATGTATGCTTGGTAAGGAATCGTTGCTCAAGGCGGGGCGATACGAGTTCACTGTGGGTCAGAGTGTGCGAAGCATCCTTGAAGCGGTTGCATCCGGACGAGTGGTGATGACCAGGATCACGATTCCGGAGGGTTCCACCGCACGACAGATTGCGCACATTTTCGCTGTTAGCGGCCTCGCCCAGGAGGCAGAGGCGATGGCGCTGGTGAACGATCCTCCGAAGGAGATCCGCGAGGCCTACCCGTTCCTGCCGTACGGCGAATCCCTCGAAGGATACCTTTTCCCAGATACCTATGAGTTTGCGGATGGAGTGTCGCCACTTAGGATTATCCGCGCCATGCTTGCGCAGTTCCAGAAGACAGCCGGGGCAGCCTTTGATAAGGCTTCGTTTCATCCATCGGCTCTCTCGGATCGAGACGCCCTGATTCTTGCGTCGGTGGTTGAGAAGGAAGCGAAGGCGCCGGAAGAAAGGTCCATCATCGCGCAGGTCTTCCTGAATAGACTCGAGAGGGGAATGCCCCTACAGAGCTGCGCCACGGTGCAGTATCTGCTGCCTGTTCCGAAGGAACGCTTGCTCAATACGGATCTTGAGATCGATTCCCCCTACAACACCTACATCAACAAAGGACTGCCGCCCGGCCCGATCTCAAACCCGGGGCTTGCATCGATCACGGCGGTGCTCACACCCAAGCCAGGCGATTACCTGTATTTCGTGGCTGCGGGCGACGGGAGTCACATCTTCAGCCGGACATATGAGGAGCACTTGCGGGCCAAGGCCAAGGTGGAGCGAGGGGCGCGACTCGCAAAGAAGAAGCAGTGA
- a CDS encoding DUF1292 domain-containing protein has product MPDEENIVTLVDEDGKEEDFAIEDMVEIDDCKYAVLVPVECLEESDEDEEYCEAEAVIMKIEVDEKGEEYLTDIDDDEEYERVVEALEAFDEDEEDDDLEDEDDDEDEEDEEY; this is encoded by the coding sequence ATGCCAGACGAGGAGAACATCGTGACTCTCGTGGATGAGGACGGCAAGGAAGAGGATTTCGCTATTGAGGACATGGTCGAAATCGACGACTGCAAGTACGCCGTGCTTGTGCCTGTGGAATGCCTTGAGGAGTCGGACGAGGACGAGGAGTACTGCGAGGCCGAGGCCGTCATCATGAAGATCGAAGTCGACGAGAAGGGTGAGGAGTATCTCACCGATATTGATGACGACGAGGAGTACGAGAGGGTTGTCGAGGCGCTCGAGGCGTTCGATGAGGATGAGGAAGACGATGACCTCGAGGACGAGGACGACGATGAGGACGAAGAGGACGAGGAATACTAG
- the ruvX gene encoding Holliday junction resolvase RuvX: MVRVGLDFGDVRIGVALSDELGLVASPLKVIPSRGWGKDAVSVAELVKEVGAGEIVIGMPRNMNGAYGASAQKVRDFCERLREATDVSIVAWDERLSTVQASRALLEADLPRKRRRELIDKTAAALILQNYLDYLQARG, from the coding sequence TTGGTCCGTGTTGGGCTTGATTTTGGCGACGTTCGAATAGGTGTCGCTCTCTCCGACGAGCTTGGCCTAGTCGCCTCTCCTCTCAAGGTGATACCCTCGCGCGGCTGGGGAAAGGATGCTGTATCCGTGGCGGAGCTTGTGAAAGAGGTCGGCGCCGGCGAGATCGTTATCGGGATGCCTCGAAATATGAATGGCGCCTACGGCGCATCGGCCCAGAAGGTGCGCGACTTCTGCGAGCGTCTTCGCGAAGCGACTGATGTATCCATCGTTGCTTGGGACGAGCGCTTGAGCACGGTCCAGGCGTCACGAGCCCTCCTTGAAGCGGATCTACCGCGGAAACGCCGCCGCGAGCTGATCGATAAGACCGCAGCTGCGCTGATCCTCCAGAACTATTTGGACTACCTCCAAGCGCGCGGCTGA
- a CDS encoding aldo/keto reductase, with protein MERRVLGKTGIEVSRMCLGSLTMGPLQANIGVEAGARLLSAALDRGVSFIDTAELYRTYEQVGRALRGRRRESIVVSSRCYAYTYRDMRLSIERALLETGLDYIDLFGLHEQETRLTLKGHSEAIRGLVDAKREGLIRAVAVSTHAVEVVRAVVELPEIDVVHPIFNMRGIGIIDGTVGEMEAAILQASAAGVGVYSMKALGGGHLFREAQGAIRWVLGHDCIHSVAIGVKTEAELSADIAIMEGREVSPDVLRGLAGEKRLLIEEWCARCGACVAACGQGALHLGTSRAEVDPSKCVLCGYCVAHCPEFCIKVV; from the coding sequence TTGGAACGCAGGGTGTTGGGCAAGACGGGAATCGAGGTTTCCCGGATGTGCTTAGGGTCGCTCACGATGGGACCGCTTCAGGCGAACATCGGCGTAGAGGCCGGAGCGCGCCTCCTCAGTGCGGCTCTGGATCGAGGCGTGAGCTTCATTGACACCGCAGAACTCTACCGAACCTATGAACAGGTTGGCAGGGCCTTGCGCGGACGACGGCGGGAGTCTATAGTTGTTTCGTCGAGGTGTTACGCCTACACCTACCGTGACATGAGGCTCTCCATTGAGCGAGCGCTTTTAGAAACGGGTTTGGACTATATCGATCTCTTTGGTCTTCACGAGCAGGAGACCAGGCTTACCTTGAAAGGGCATTCTGAGGCCATACGGGGCCTGGTGGATGCCAAGAGAGAGGGTCTGATCCGGGCAGTGGCGGTGTCCACCCATGCGGTGGAAGTAGTGAGGGCCGTTGTCGAGTTGCCCGAAATCGATGTAGTGCATCCCATTTTCAACATGCGTGGTATTGGTATAATAGACGGTACCGTCGGTGAAATGGAGGCGGCCATACTCCAGGCGAGTGCAGCCGGGGTCGGAGTGTACAGCATGAAGGCGCTCGGCGGAGGCCACCTGTTCCGGGAGGCTCAGGGCGCGATCAGATGGGTCTTGGGCCATGATTGCATACACTCCGTGGCAATTGGTGTCAAAACCGAGGCAGAGCTCTCTGCCGACATCGCTATCATGGAGGGCCGTGAGGTGTCTCCAGATGTCCTAAGAGGCCTTGCAGGAGAGAAACGACTGCTCATCGAAGAGTGGTGCGCCAGATGTGGCGCATGTGTTGCTGCCTGCGGCCAGGGAGCCCTCCATCTGGGAACATCCCGAGCTGAAGTTGACCCCAGCAAGTGCGTGTTATGTGGGTACTGTGTCGCTCATTGCCCGGAGTTCTGTATCAAGGTGGTTTAG
- a CDS encoding IreB family regulatory phosphoprotein, whose amino-acid sequence MSNQWDETVKYPVLGADEDVTPVRRILTEVASALAEKGYNPVNQLVGYLLSGDPTYITSHKNARNLIRKVERDEIIEELVKSYMLK is encoded by the coding sequence ATGTCCAACCAGTGGGACGAGACAGTGAAGTATCCAGTCCTAGGCGCGGATGAGGATGTCACTCCTGTGAGGCGGATTCTCACTGAAGTCGCCTCGGCTCTGGCTGAGAAGGGCTACAATCCCGTGAATCAGCTGGTGGGTTACCTGCTGTCTGGTGATCCAACATACATCACTAGCCACAAGAACGCCCGGAACCTCATAAGGAAAGTGGAGCGCGACGAGATCATCGAGGAACTGGTCAAGAGTTACATGCTCAAATAG
- the alaS gene encoding alanine--tRNA ligase, with protein MKTDELRQAYLKFFESKGHKILPSASLIPSGDPTLLLTAAGMVPFKPYFLGTAKPEQLRVTTCQKCVRTGDLDNVGRTTRHGTFFEMLGNFSFGDYFKSEAIAWAWEFVTKVLGFAAQDLWITIYLDDDEAFDIWHDVIGIPADRIVRKGKADNFWEIGVGPCGPCSEIHVDRGAHVGCGSPDCGLDCDCGRFMEIWNLVFIQFHRDEQGNYNPLDRPGIDTGMGLERVAAILQDVPTIFDADETRAIRDYIANVAKVKYGASGPADMAVRVITDHSRAATFMICDGVLPTNEGRGYVLRRLLRRAARFGKLIGIQGLFLSQAAARVIEVMHSAYPELDRERERILKTIELEEERFAVALEQGSGVLDSIIAKLSADGGTCVSGSDAFRLYDTFGFPFELTEDISRERGLSVDRQGFDESMAAQRERARAAHGENAYIDEKSAKYKAALGDLGSEFVGYEHLSERAAVTALIGPDGAAVRELAEGQAGEAVLDRTPFYAASGGQVADTGEIVSTSGARAIVGSVAKPIGDAAVHAIAVAHGRIAVGDVVEARVDEERRAAICRNHTATHLLHAALRRVLGAHVQQAGSYVDNERLRFDFSHFEPVGPEQLAEVERLVNGWTLANMQVSTTLTSIDEARRLGAMALFDEKYGDTVRMVMVGDVSLELCGGTHVSRTGDIGLVKVVSEGGVAAGVRRIEAVTGFGALAYLNSSRTVVKEIADLLKVPEDAMVGRIDKLLRDLHEQDREISRLRSKLAAGGVDSIVAGRVMIGDIPVVASAVDEMDAEALRGMSDKVREKLGSGVVLLGAASGDKVSFVATVSRDLVARGFNAGAIVREAARAAGGGGGGRPDMAQAGGRDASRIKEALAAGIEAVLAHHASSLG; from the coding sequence TTGAAGACTGATGAACTGAGGCAAGCATACCTCAAATTCTTTGAATCCAAAGGGCACAAGATACTGCCGAGTGCGTCGCTGATTCCGTCGGGCGACCCAACTCTTCTGCTCACCGCCGCAGGGATGGTTCCATTCAAGCCATACTTCCTTGGCACCGCTAAGCCTGAACAGCTCCGGGTCACCACGTGCCAGAAGTGCGTGCGCACTGGCGACCTCGATAACGTCGGCAGGACTACCCGCCATGGCACCTTCTTCGAGATGCTGGGCAATTTCTCATTTGGCGACTACTTCAAGTCTGAAGCCATCGCCTGGGCCTGGGAGTTCGTCACCAAGGTGCTGGGCTTCGCTGCACAAGACCTATGGATCACCATCTACCTCGACGATGACGAGGCTTTCGATATATGGCATGATGTGATCGGGATACCGGCTGATCGAATAGTCCGCAAAGGCAAGGCGGACAATTTCTGGGAGATAGGCGTTGGGCCGTGCGGTCCGTGTTCCGAGATTCATGTGGACCGCGGAGCGCATGTGGGGTGCGGATCGCCCGACTGCGGGCTTGACTGTGACTGTGGGCGGTTCATGGAGATCTGGAATCTGGTGTTCATTCAGTTCCACAGGGATGAGCAGGGCAACTACAATCCTCTTGACAGGCCCGGAATCGATACTGGAATGGGCCTGGAGCGTGTGGCTGCGATACTGCAGGACGTGCCCACGATATTCGATGCCGATGAGACTCGCGCAATTCGCGACTACATCGCCAACGTGGCGAAGGTGAAATACGGAGCCAGTGGGCCAGCTGATATGGCCGTGAGGGTGATCACTGATCATTCGCGGGCAGCAACATTCATGATATGCGATGGTGTGCTCCCCACGAACGAGGGCCGCGGCTACGTCCTTCGCAGGCTGCTGCGGCGAGCTGCGCGATTCGGGAAGCTCATAGGCATTCAGGGCCTCTTCCTTTCGCAGGCAGCCGCCAGGGTCATAGAGGTTATGCACTCGGCCTATCCCGAACTCGACCGGGAGCGAGAGCGTATTCTCAAAACCATCGAGCTCGAGGAGGAGAGGTTCGCAGTCGCCCTGGAACAGGGATCTGGCGTTCTTGATTCGATCATTGCGAAACTTAGCGCAGATGGCGGAACCTGCGTGTCGGGGTCTGACGCGTTCAGACTGTATGATACCTTCGGCTTTCCATTTGAGCTCACAGAGGATATCTCGCGCGAGCGCGGGCTCAGCGTGGACAGGCAGGGCTTCGACGAGTCCATGGCAGCCCAGAGAGAGCGGGCGAGGGCCGCGCACGGCGAGAACGCCTATATCGACGAGAAATCCGCGAAGTACAAAGCTGCTCTGGGTGATCTTGGCTCTGAGTTCGTCGGATACGAACACCTCTCTGAGCGCGCCGCTGTCACCGCTCTCATCGGGCCGGACGGCGCCGCTGTTCGAGAGCTCGCGGAAGGCCAGGCAGGCGAGGCCGTCCTCGATCGCACTCCATTCTACGCAGCCTCAGGTGGGCAGGTGGCCGATACAGGGGAAATCGTCTCTACAAGCGGCGCCAGGGCCATCGTAGGATCTGTCGCGAAACCCATCGGCGATGCTGCCGTTCATGCCATAGCAGTTGCTCACGGGCGCATCGCAGTCGGAGATGTGGTGGAAGCGCGGGTCGACGAGGAGCGCCGGGCTGCGATATGCAGAAACCACACGGCAACCCATCTGCTTCATGCGGCCTTGCGGAGAGTGCTTGGCGCCCATGTGCAGCAGGCTGGATCGTACGTCGACAACGAGAGGCTGAGGTTCGACTTCTCCCACTTCGAGCCCGTAGGGCCGGAGCAGTTGGCAGAGGTCGAGCGTCTGGTGAACGGTTGGACCCTGGCGAACATGCAAGTCTCCACCACGCTCACCTCTATTGACGAGGCGCGCAGGCTCGGAGCAATGGCGCTATTCGATGAGAAATACGGGGACACTGTGCGGATGGTGATGGTTGGCGATGTCAGCCTCGAGCTGTGCGGAGGCACGCACGTGTCTCGCACTGGCGATATTGGCCTTGTGAAGGTGGTTTCGGAGGGAGGCGTCGCGGCTGGCGTGAGGCGCATCGAGGCTGTGACCGGTTTCGGCGCCTTGGCCTATCTGAACAGCTCCCGCACGGTTGTAAAGGAAATAGCAGATCTGCTGAAGGTCCCTGAGGATGCCATGGTTGGCAGAATCGATAAGCTTCTGCGGGACCTGCACGAGCAGGATCGGGAGATTTCGCGGCTCCGCAGCAAGCTTGCAGCGGGCGGAGTGGACTCAATCGTGGCGGGCAGGGTGATGATCGGCGACATCCCTGTGGTGGCTTCTGCAGTCGACGAGATGGACGCAGAGGCCTTGCGGGGCATGTCCGACAAGGTGAGGGAGAAGCTTGGCTCAGGCGTCGTCCTGTTAGGTGCTGCCAGCGGCGACAAGGTGAGCTTCGTGGCAACCGTCAGTCGCGACCTGGTGGCGCGTGGGTTCAATGCTGGGGCCATTGTCCGGGAGGCCGCCAGGGCCGCAGGCGGAGGCGGCGGAGGACGCCCAGACATGGCGCAGGCCGGCGGACGCGACGCATCGAGGATTAAAGAGGCTTTGGCTGCGGGGATCGAGGCCGTTCTCGCGCATCACGCTTCCAGCCTTGGCTAA
- a CDS encoding AI-2E family transporter — translation MHCHGIAQPVLVKRRSEPTRLAAEEECTTEQRRGGNLRKAAIALGMLAAFVVAIQARQAFTPFLVAIAISYTISPLVRFAEARGANRAAAIFTAYVIVTATIGFSLAFVIPPLANQLNEIVSGKAGAGTALNGIAEDWSKRVHFLPKGAAAGLASAAVARAEAYVREIARAAGKAVSSVMSQLASIMLAPVIAFYLTRDVDIISRRFSSWIPSRSRDSVMRMVSDIDQALAGWVRGQVIVCTFVGVATGVSLALLKVEFALPIGFLAGVLEIIPYFGPVFGMVPAVLMAAQRSTVTAVLAAVAFVGIQQVESVIISPRIVGECVGLHPLVVIGALLVGGSLFGVVGILLAVPVTAVIAIMASRLFPGFPVDE, via the coding sequence TTGCATTGCCACGGCATCGCCCAACCTGTCCTGGTCAAGCGGCGGTCCGAACCGACTCGACTGGCTGCGGAGGAGGAATGCACAACGGAGCAAAGGCGTGGGGGGAACCTGCGAAAGGCGGCCATTGCCCTGGGGATGCTGGCTGCCTTCGTTGTGGCAATCCAGGCGAGGCAGGCGTTCACACCGTTCCTAGTCGCAATTGCCATATCCTACACCATCTCGCCGCTGGTGAGGTTCGCCGAGGCGCGCGGGGCGAACAGGGCTGCCGCGATATTCACTGCTTACGTGATTGTAACTGCGACGATAGGATTCTCTCTGGCATTTGTGATTCCTCCTCTTGCGAACCAGCTCAACGAGATCGTGAGTGGCAAAGCCGGCGCCGGGACTGCGCTGAATGGAATTGCCGAAGACTGGAGCAAACGAGTTCATTTCCTCCCCAAAGGCGCAGCAGCGGGCCTTGCATCTGCAGCAGTGGCTCGAGCGGAGGCGTACGTACGCGAAATCGCACGTGCTGCGGGGAAAGCGGTATCGTCGGTGATGTCGCAGCTTGCCAGCATAATGCTTGCTCCTGTGATCGCCTTCTATCTCACCCGCGATGTCGACATCATCAGCCGCAGATTCTCTTCGTGGATTCCCTCCCGATCGCGCGACAGTGTGATGAGAATGGTCTCCGATATCGATCAGGCCCTCGCAGGATGGGTCCGAGGACAGGTGATAGTGTGCACCTTTGTGGGCGTGGCCACTGGCGTATCCCTTGCGCTGCTCAAGGTGGAATTCGCACTGCCGATCGGGTTCCTTGCGGGGGTGCTCGAGATAATCCCGTACTTTGGCCCAGTGTTCGGCATGGTTCCGGCGGTGCTCATGGCTGCGCAGAGGTCCACAGTGACCGCGGTCCTTGCAGCGGTGGCGTTCGTCGGCATTCAACAGGTGGAATCGGTGATCATCTCCCCAAGAATCGTAGGCGAGTGTGTGGGCCTGCATCCGCTCGTGGTTATCGGGGCGTTGCTAGTTGGCGGGAGTTTGTTCGGAGTAGTGGGGATTCTGCTGGCGGTTCCGGTGACTGCCGTCATTGCGATTATGGCGAGCCGCCTCTTCCCAGGCTTCCCAGTGGATGAGTGA
- the nifU gene encoding Fe-S cluster assembly scaffold protein NifU: MYNEKVMDHFSNPRNVGDIPDADGVGQVGNPVCGDIMRMAVKIEDGVITDIKFKTFGCGAAIATSSMVTEMVMGKSVRDALEISNKAVAEALGGLPPVKMHCSNLAADALHLAIKDYLEKHPGVDVGIDPSSIEVEDHSHHGDQEE, translated from the coding sequence TTGTACAATGAGAAGGTAATGGACCACTTCAGCAATCCCCGCAATGTGGGCGACATACCTGATGCAGACGGTGTGGGGCAGGTTGGGAACCCTGTGTGCGGGGACATTATGCGCATGGCGGTCAAGATTGAAGACGGCGTGATAACGGATATCAAGTTCAAGACATTCGGGTGCGGTGCGGCAATAGCCACATCAAGCATGGTCACAGAGATGGTGATGGGCAAGAGCGTTCGCGATGCTCTGGAGATATCGAACAAGGCAGTCGCAGAGGCCTTGGGCGGGCTTCCTCCGGTGAAGATGCACTGCTCCAACCTTGCGGCAGACGCTCTTCACCTTGCCATAAAGGACTATCTTGAGAAGCATCCAGGAGTGGATGTAGGCATCGACCCCTCCTCAATAGAGGTAGAGGACCACAGCCACCACGGCGACCAAGAGGAGTAG